From Halanaeroarchaeum sulfurireducens, a single genomic window includes:
- a CDS encoding CBS domain-containing protein: protein MAQLTLRDVMTREFVGVSPSDTVVGAVRLIREEGGYNAVVLQGREPKGVLTAGDVLDALAAGEDVETRTVGDVMQTDAPSLSPDVDIGEAATTMLSTDSDVVLVNGDDGLLGIVTARELARYTWGRTNRSDQRPDELNEELGEQTATATEEYSTQSICEVCGSLSHDLVNVNGQLLCPDCREV from the coding sequence ATGGCCCAGTTGACCCTCCGGGACGTGATGACCCGGGAGTTCGTCGGCGTCTCCCCGTCGGACACCGTCGTCGGAGCGGTGCGGCTTATTCGCGAAGAGGGCGGGTACAATGCCGTGGTCCTCCAGGGACGTGAGCCCAAGGGGGTCCTGACCGCCGGTGACGTCCTCGACGCCCTCGCTGCAGGCGAGGACGTCGAGACCAGGACGGTCGGGGACGTAATGCAAACCGACGCGCCCTCGCTGTCGCCCGACGTCGATATCGGCGAGGCGGCGACGACGATGTTGTCGACCGATTCGGACGTGGTACTCGTCAACGGCGACGATGGCCTCCTCGGAATCGTCACGGCTCGGGAACTGGCACGATACACGTGGGGACGCACCAACCGGTCCGATCAGCGACCGGACGAACTGAACGAGGAGCTTGGAGAGCAGACCGCGACGGCCACCGAGGAGTACTCGACCCAGAGCATCTGTGAGGTGTGTGGGTCTCTCTCGCACGATCTCGTCAACGTGAACGGACAGTTGCTGTGTCCGGACTGTCGAGAGGTGTGA
- a CDS encoding DUF5785 family protein — MADASAKDWPHDPDGDMGSEGMRNFDMAVLSKMVEEDEFPIQKDEFVDEFGDWPVRINHKTVVSVAEIFEHVEEDSFETKIEFHKATGRAIRNTGLWEYTPDT, encoded by the coding sequence ATGGCAGACGCTTCCGCGAAGGATTGGCCACACGATCCGGACGGTGACATGGGTAGCGAGGGGATGCGTAACTTCGATATGGCGGTCCTCTCGAAGATGGTCGAAGAGGACGAGTTCCCCATCCAGAAAGACGAATTCGTCGACGAATTCGGCGACTGGCCGGTCCGCATCAACCACAAGACGGTCGTCAGCGTGGCCGAGATCTTCGAACACGTCGAGGAGGACTCCTTCGAGACGAAAATCGAATTCCACAAGGCGACGGGCCGCGCGATCCGCAACACGGGACTCTGGGAGTACACGCCGGACACGTAG
- a CDS encoding TQO small subunit DoxD, which produces MTQTIQADLPGADRPLELNGTWAAYWLFILRVVTGWWMFHAGLTKVWETHILGSPFDAAWFIQYASQGSILEGVLALFNSSAGIAFTNVMIPWGELLIGLGILLGAFTRLAAFFGGFLMFIFYFVNAGWSHGMFNSDLMALILFVTIAIFGAGRIWGVDQYLERMNWAQSSTVRALLG; this is translated from the coding sequence ATGACCCAAACAATACAGGCTGACTTGCCGGGGGCGGACCGACCCCTGGAACTAAATGGCACATGGGCGGCGTACTGGCTGTTCATTCTTCGCGTCGTGACTGGTTGGTGGATGTTCCACGCGGGATTGACCAAGGTCTGGGAGACCCACATACTGGGATCGCCCTTCGATGCAGCCTGGTTCATCCAGTATGCCTCCCAGGGGTCGATTCTCGAAGGCGTCCTGGCGCTTTTCAACAGTTCGGCGGGCATCGCGTTCACGAACGTCATGATCCCATGGGGCGAGTTGCTGATCGGTCTGGGCATCCTACTCGGCGCGTTCACCAGGCTCGCCGCTTTCTTCGGTGGGTTCCTGATGTTCATCTTCTACTTCGTGAACGCCGGATGGAGCCACGGGATGTTCAACAGCGACCTGATGGCCCTGATCCTGTTCGTCACCATCGCTATCTTCGGTGCCGGTCGAATCTGGGGCGTCGACCAGTACCTCGAACGGATGAACTGGGCACAGAGTTCGACAGTTCGCGCGCTCCTCGGGTGA
- a CDS encoding type IV pilin produces the protein MKLQELTDSDRGVSPVIGVILMVAITVILAAVIGTFVLGLGENVSSTAPQAQLTMSADASTDNITVEHKGGDAIIASEIKVKVSNESKSVTYTPTNNEELTVGDQGVINTTNNGDGPEVYWPDSTNVSGDDTIDLVTSYDDPYTVQIIHTESDQLIADQTVRP, from the coding sequence ATGAAATTACAAGAACTGACGGATTCGGACCGAGGCGTATCGCCGGTCATCGGAGTCATCTTGATGGTCGCGATCACGGTGATTCTCGCGGCCGTTATCGGCACGTTCGTGCTTGGATTGGGCGAGAACGTGAGTAGTACCGCGCCCCAGGCCCAGCTAACAATGAGTGCGGATGCATCCACGGATAATATCACTGTTGAGCACAAGGGAGGAGATGCAATTATTGCAAGTGAGATCAAGGTGAAGGTTTCAAACGAATCTAAAAGTGTGACCTACACGCCAACTAACAATGAAGAATTGACAGTTGGTGATCAGGGCGTGATCAATACTACAAATAATGGTGATGGCCCTGAGGTATACTGGCCAGATTCTACAAATGTATCAGGGGATGATACGATAGACCTTGTTACCAGCTACGATGACCCATACACAGTCCAAATCATCCATACTGAATCTGACCAATTGATTGCTGATCAGACAGTCCGACCCTAG
- a CDS encoding DUF2064 domain-containing protein has product MTVAVALVDPPREGVVCSDIVEETPLSPAAGVALYEAMLADFFATTAKTTADVLVNYPAPEMLPGDDGDPAEEIRAVAERVLDEDDLEHVRFEVQVGSTPSARIGNALTHLLRDEEEQSAAFVDHRAPLLDRSVVDQAAIALRRNDTVVGPATDGGLFLAGFTEPIDFADVLPGSPLENVVSRATAEDHDVDFVRRREVVRTPRDLKTVVSLLRARRMAGRPMAAYTTAQIEEIGLRVEDGELVVSNGDDR; this is encoded by the coding sequence GTGACCGTCGCCGTCGCGCTCGTCGATCCGCCCCGGGAGGGTGTCGTCTGTTCGGACATCGTCGAAGAGACGCCACTTTCGCCCGCGGCCGGCGTCGCGCTCTACGAGGCCATGCTGGCCGATTTCTTCGCGACGACCGCGAAGACGACCGCCGACGTGCTCGTCAACTATCCGGCTCCCGAGATGCTTCCGGGCGACGACGGTGATCCGGCCGAAGAGATCCGGGCGGTCGCGGAGCGGGTCCTCGACGAGGACGACCTGGAACACGTCCGCTTCGAGGTTCAGGTCGGATCGACGCCCTCCGCGCGAATCGGCAACGCCCTCACGCACCTGCTCCGCGACGAGGAGGAGCAGTCGGCGGCCTTCGTCGACCACCGCGCCCCGCTTTTGGACCGGTCGGTCGTGGATCAGGCGGCCATCGCGCTCCGCCGCAACGATACGGTCGTCGGTCCGGCAACCGATGGGGGTCTCTTCCTGGCCGGGTTCACGGAGCCGATCGACTTCGCGGACGTCCTTCCGGGCTCCCCGCTCGAGAACGTCGTCTCTCGCGCCACGGCCGAGGATCACGACGTGGACTTCGTCCGGCGACGCGAGGTCGTGAGGACGCCGAGGGATCTGAAAACCGTCGTCTCGCTCCTCCGCGCTCGCCGGATGGCGGGGCGGCCGATGGCTGCGTACACGACGGCCCAGATCGAGGAGATCGGCCTCCGCGTCGAGGACGGTGAGCTAGTGGTTTCGAACGGCGACGATCGGTAG
- the aroC gene encoding chorismate synthase, with product MNGNRFGRLFQVTTYGESHGPGMGVVVSGVPAGLDLSAADVQHELDRRKPGQSTMTTSRDEPDAVTIESGLQDGVTTGTPIGMTIQNRDAQSEKYEPFVTAPRPSHGDFTYSAKFGTRNWGGGGRSSARETANWVAAGAIATKVLASQGIEIAAHVNQIDDIRAPPVDFEQIEAHTDDNEVRCAHPETAERMRERVEEYQREGDSIGGSVYFEARGVPRGLGAPRFESVEARLGQGMMAIPASTAFEFGLGREAREYTGSERNDEWGFDDAGDPTPVENDHGGVQGGITTGEPIYGEVTLHAPTSIPKEQETVDWETGEPKTVQVTGRHDPVLPPRAVPVVESVLALTLVDFMLLSGRINPDRLDGQVGEYDTDYHPENPRRNE from the coding sequence ATGAACGGGAACCGTTTCGGCCGACTCTTCCAGGTGACGACCTACGGCGAGAGCCACGGTCCGGGAATGGGCGTCGTCGTCTCTGGGGTCCCGGCCGGTCTCGACCTCTCGGCGGCGGACGTACAACACGAACTCGATCGGCGGAAGCCGGGCCAGTCGACGATGACCACCAGTCGCGACGAACCGGACGCGGTGACCATCGAGAGCGGCCTCCAGGATGGCGTGACGACCGGGACGCCCATCGGAATGACGATCCAGAACAGGGACGCGCAATCGGAGAAGTACGAGCCGTTCGTCACCGCGCCGCGCCCGAGCCACGGCGACTTCACGTATTCCGCGAAGTTCGGGACGCGCAACTGGGGTGGCGGCGGCCGCTCCTCGGCCAGGGAGACGGCAAACTGGGTCGCCGCGGGCGCGATCGCGACGAAGGTCCTCGCGAGCCAGGGGATCGAGATCGCCGCCCACGTCAACCAGATCGACGACATCCGGGCGCCGCCGGTCGACTTCGAGCAGATCGAAGCGCACACCGACGACAACGAGGTCCGCTGTGCTCACCCCGAGACGGCCGAGCGCATGCGCGAGCGCGTCGAGGAGTACCAGCGTGAAGGGGACTCCATCGGTGGGTCCGTCTACTTCGAGGCCCGGGGCGTCCCGCGCGGTCTGGGCGCGCCCCGATTCGAGAGCGTCGAGGCGCGTCTCGGCCAGGGGATGATGGCGATCCCCGCTTCGACTGCGTTCGAGTTCGGGCTGGGCCGGGAGGCCCGCGAGTACACCGGCAGCGAGCGAAACGACGAGTGGGGTTTCGACGACGCGGGCGATCCGACGCCGGTCGAGAACGACCACGGCGGCGTGCAGGGCGGCATCACGACCGGCGAGCCGATCTACGGCGAGGTGACCCTCCACGCGCCCACCTCGATCCCGAAAGAGCAGGAGACCGTCGACTGGGAGACCGGCGAGCCAAAGACGGTCCAGGTTACCGGCCGGCACGACCCGGTCCTCCCCCCGCGGGCGGTCCCCGTGGTCGAGTCGGTGCTGGCGCTCACCCTCGTCGATTTCATGCTTCTCTCCGGTCGCATCAATCCCGACCGGCTGGATGGGCAGGTCGGCGAGTACGACACCGACTACCACCCCGAGAACCCCCGCCGCAACGAGTAG
- the aroA gene encoding 3-phosphoshikimate 1-carboxyvinyltransferase codes for MDVTVTQSKVEGRARAPPSKSYTHRAILAAGYADGALIRQPLSSADTRATMRAVEQFGGSVTQDDDTIEVDGFDGRPAVPADVIDCANSGTTMRLTTATAALADGTTVLTGDSSLRSRPHGPLLDAIAQLGGTARSTRDNGQAPLVIDGPISGGPVEIPGDVSSQFITALLMAGAVTANGIDLTVTTELKSTPYVDVTLDVLDEFGVTARPRSHGYSVAGGQYYEPTDGEYTVPGDFSSASYLLAAGAVAGDEEVVVTGAFPNPQGDTAIVSILEAMGAAVEWNEADGVVRVRGSTLTGTTVDVGDTPDLLPTIAVLGAVAEGTTRIENCEHVRYKETDRVSAMAEALTTLGAVVDEQQDVLTVHGGESDLEGARVGGRGDHRIVMALAIAGLVADGATTISDAEHVDVSFPDFFDVLYDLGATVEN; via the coding sequence ATGGACGTCACCGTCACGCAATCGAAGGTTGAGGGACGCGCCAGGGCTCCGCCGTCGAAGAGCTACACCCATCGGGCCATTCTCGCGGCCGGGTACGCCGACGGAGCGCTAATCCGCCAGCCCCTCAGTAGCGCCGACACGCGTGCCACGATGCGGGCGGTCGAGCAGTTCGGCGGCAGCGTCACCCAGGACGACGACACCATCGAGGTCGACGGGTTCGACGGACGCCCCGCCGTTCCGGCGGACGTCATCGACTGCGCCAACAGCGGGACGACGATGCGGCTGACCACGGCCACGGCGGCCCTCGCCGACGGGACGACCGTTCTCACGGGCGACAGTTCGCTCCGCTCGCGCCCCCACGGACCGCTCCTCGATGCGATCGCCCAGCTCGGCGGGACGGCACGGAGCACCCGCGACAACGGACAGGCCCCACTCGTGATCGACGGACCGATCTCCGGCGGCCCCGTCGAGATCCCCGGTGACGTCTCATCGCAGTTCATCACCGCGCTCCTCATGGCCGGCGCGGTCACCGCAAACGGGATCGACCTGACCGTGACGACCGAGCTCAAATCGACCCCGTACGTCGACGTCACCCTCGACGTTCTCGACGAGTTCGGCGTGACCGCCCGCCCGCGGTCCCACGGCTACAGCGTCGCAGGCGGCCAGTATTACGAACCGACCGACGGCGAATACACCGTCCCTGGGGACTTCTCCTCGGCCTCCTACCTGCTGGCCGCCGGCGCAGTCGCCGGCGACGAGGAGGTCGTCGTGACCGGTGCGTTCCCGAACCCCCAGGGCGACACCGCCATCGTCTCGATCCTGGAGGCTATGGGTGCGGCGGTGGAGTGGAACGAGGCCGACGGCGTGGTCCGCGTCCGGGGGTCTACGCTTACCGGAACCACCGTCGACGTGGGGGACACGCCCGACTTGCTGCCGACGATCGCAGTCCTCGGCGCCGTCGCGGAGGGGACGACCAGGATCGAGAACTGCGAACACGTCCGGTACAAGGAGACCGACCGCGTGAGCGCGATGGCCGAGGCGCTGACGACGCTCGGGGCTGTCGTCGACGAACAGCAAGACGTCCTCACGGTTCACGGTGGCGAGAGCGACCTGGAGGGGGCCCGCGTCGGGGGTCGTGGCGACCATCGCATCGTGATGGCGCTGGCGATCGCCGGCCTCGTTGCGGACGGGGCGACGACGATCTCGGACGCCGAACACGTCGACGTCTCGTTCCCCGATTTTTTCGACGTGCTCTACGATCTCGGCGCGACGGTCGAGAACTGA
- a CDS encoding M24 family metallopeptidase translates to MDMDVSRLDETLADRGLDGHLLDADSTTADQRYLSGFDAPDPFLTLYMPDRIAVLVSSMEYERARSESRADVVRRRSAYDYNDLVDTYGSVEGRARAIAAFLEEFDVEAASVNPRFPLITADELRERGIEIDADQSDAVEKTRAVKTETEIAYIREAQRANEAAMAEAERLIAEATVVDGVLHHQGDPLTSERVRRAIERTLLDHDCALDETIVAAGPDAANPHDVGSGPIREDEAIIVDIFPKDKRTQYHADMTRTFLHGTPGEEIDAFHAVTRDAKRAALDAVEPGVSGQQVHDAACTVYEAAGYPTLRTDEGTSRGYIHSTGHGVGLEVHERPRVSRNGETLEPGHVITIEPGLYDPAIGGVRIEDLVVVTEDGYENLTDYHEDLIV, encoded by the coding sequence ATGGACATGGACGTTTCGCGACTGGACGAGACGCTGGCCGATCGCGGACTCGACGGCCACCTCCTCGACGCCGATTCCACCACTGCCGACCAGCGCTACCTGTCCGGCTTCGACGCTCCGGACCCGTTTCTCACCCTGTACATGCCCGACAGGATCGCCGTGCTCGTCTCCTCGATGGAGTACGAGCGCGCTCGCTCGGAGAGTCGAGCGGACGTCGTCCGTCGGCGGTCCGCGTACGACTACAACGATCTCGTCGACACCTATGGATCGGTGGAAGGGCGGGCCCGTGCCATCGCAGCGTTTCTCGAGGAGTTCGACGTCGAGGCAGCGTCGGTCAATCCCCGCTTCCCGCTCATTACCGCGGACGAGCTCCGCGAGCGCGGAATCGAGATCGATGCCGATCAGTCTGACGCGGTGGAGAAGACCCGTGCGGTCAAAACCGAAACCGAGATCGCATACATCCGGGAGGCCCAGCGCGCGAACGAGGCGGCGATGGCGGAGGCGGAACGGCTGATCGCCGAGGCGACGGTCGTGGACGGCGTCTTGCACCACCAGGGCGACCCCCTCACCAGCGAGCGGGTCCGTCGGGCCATCGAACGGACCCTGCTGGACCACGACTGCGCGCTGGACGAGACCATCGTCGCCGCCGGCCCGGACGCCGCGAACCCACACGACGTCGGGAGCGGTCCGATTCGCGAGGACGAGGCGATCATCGTCGACATCTTCCCGAAGGACAAGCGAACGCAGTATCACGCCGACATGACCCGGACCTTCCTGCATGGAACACCCGGCGAGGAGATCGACGCCTTCCACGCGGTGACACGTGACGCGAAACGGGCTGCCCTCGACGCGGTCGAACCGGGCGTCAGCGGTCAACAGGTACACGACGCCGCCTGTACGGTCTACGAGGCCGCGGGCTATCCCACGCTCAGGACCGACGAGGGGACCTCGCGCGGCTACATTCACAGCACGGGCCACGGGGTCGGCCTGGAGGTCCACGAGCGACCGCGCGTCTCCCGCAACGGTGAGACGCTCGAACCGGGCCACGTCATCACGATCGAGCCCGGTCTGTACGACCCCGCAATTGGCGGGGTTCGGATCGAGGACCTGGTGGTCGTCACCGAGGACGGCTACGAGAATCTCACCGACTACCACGAGGATCTGATCGTCTGA
- a CDS encoding thiamine pyrophosphate-binding protein, with the protein MADAYTGADLFVEALERYGVEHVFGNPGTTELPILEALADGDLEYVLGLHEDIAVGMAAGYAQTRRYHSHHADVLPAGVVNLHVTPGLAHGLANVYAASFTGAPLVVTAGNHERDFRHEEPILHGDLAAMVDQFTKWSDEVLAVDALPTMVRRAFRVALTPPTGPVFLALPADVMRSVTRPDAIEPLGPIPSAGRGDPTQIDHAVDVLVNADEPVLILGDAVARSGTDAVDAAVAFAEAAGTRVHAEILSSEVTFPTRHDQWVSHLPLREGDASMLMDTDTIVFVGTSTNTTLLPHDDELLDPDTAVVHVGDDAWEVGKNHPVDAPIVGDPGLVLDELADRLQEGLPASERERRIERVKEVKQSLEPTFESMSVDEKPEGETRAGKHELVDALSDVAGAAYIVDEGITAKAPLLLRYDMEPEGFISNKGGGLGYGLPAAVGAALAESQRDDPRDVVGYVGDGSYLYYPQAIYSAARYDLDLTVVVPDNRNYRILKDNALELFGGPEADRNFVGMDFDPPVDIVTNAESHGARGHLVETPAEIAPTLETALEASGVDVVDVLVHD; encoded by the coding sequence ATGGCAGACGCGTACACGGGTGCCGACCTCTTCGTCGAAGCACTCGAACGATACGGGGTCGAGCACGTTTTCGGCAATCCCGGCACGACCGAACTGCCGATACTCGAGGCGCTAGCTGACGGTGATCTCGAGTACGTGCTCGGGCTCCACGAGGACATCGCGGTCGGGATGGCGGCCGGGTACGCACAGACCCGACGGTATCATAGCCACCACGCAGACGTACTCCCGGCCGGCGTCGTCAACCTCCACGTGACCCCTGGCCTCGCCCACGGACTCGCCAACGTGTACGCGGCCAGTTTCACGGGGGCGCCCCTGGTCGTCACGGCCGGCAACCACGAACGGGACTTCCGCCACGAGGAACCGATCCTTCACGGTGATCTCGCAGCGATGGTCGATCAGTTCACGAAGTGGAGCGACGAGGTGCTCGCTGTCGACGCGTTGCCGACGATGGTCCGACGCGCCTTTCGCGTGGCGCTCACGCCACCCACCGGTCCCGTCTTTCTCGCACTTCCGGCGGACGTGATGCGCTCTGTGACCCGACCCGACGCGATCGAACCGCTCGGCCCCATCCCGTCCGCCGGCCGGGGAGACCCGACCCAGATCGACCATGCCGTCGACGTACTCGTGAACGCGGACGAGCCCGTACTGATTCTCGGCGATGCCGTCGCGCGCTCCGGAACCGACGCCGTCGATGCGGCGGTTGCCTTCGCAGAGGCGGCCGGCACCCGCGTTCACGCGGAGATCCTTTCGAGCGAAGTCACTTTTCCGACGCGTCACGACCAGTGGGTCTCTCATCTCCCCCTCCGGGAGGGTGACGCCAGCATGTTGATGGACACCGACACGATCGTCTTCGTGGGAACGTCGACGAATACGACCCTCCTCCCCCACGACGACGAACTGCTCGATCCAGATACCGCGGTGGTACACGTCGGGGACGATGCCTGGGAGGTGGGCAAAAACCACCCCGTCGACGCACCGATCGTCGGTGACCCCGGTCTGGTGCTCGACGAACTGGCAGACCGCCTTCAGGAGGGACTACCGGCGTCCGAGCGGGAACGCCGCATCGAGCGCGTCAAAGAGGTAAAGCAGTCACTCGAACCGACCTTCGAGTCGATGAGTGTCGACGAAAAACCCGAGGGCGAGACGCGTGCCGGGAAGCACGAACTCGTGGACGCGCTCTCGGACGTCGCCGGTGCGGCCTACATCGTCGACGAGGGGATCACCGCGAAGGCCCCGCTCTTGCTCCGCTACGACATGGAGCCCGAAGGGTTCATCTCGAACAAGGGCGGTGGCCTGGGATACGGCCTTCCTGCCGCGGTCGGGGCGGCACTGGCGGAGTCCCAGCGGGACGATCCTCGCGACGTCGTGGGGTACGTCGGCGACGGGTCGTACCTGTACTATCCACAGGCGATCTACAGCGCCGCCCGGTATGATCTGGACCTGACGGTGGTCGTGCCCGACAATCGGAACTACCGAATCCTGAAGGACAACGCCCTCGAACTCTTCGGTGGACCGGAAGCTGACCGCAACTTCGTCGGCATGGATTTCGATCCCCCGGTGGACATCGTGACGAACGCCGAAAGCCACGGGGCTCGCGGCCACCTCGTCGAGACACCTGCGGAGATCGCACCCACGCTGGAAACCGCACTCGAAGCGTCAGGCGTCGATGTCGTGGATGTCCTCGTCCACGATTGA
- a CDS encoding prephenate dehydrogenase/arogenate dehydrogenase family protein, which yields MDVLIVGAGAVGRWVATVIDGSVAFADADREAARAAAADIADSRAVDLDSEETFDAVCVAVPMRAATGVIEAQAQRATRAIVDCTGSMRDPLDTMASVAPDLERVSYHPLFAPEHAPGRIAVSTGEAGPTTDVLSAAFEDAGNDLVSVTAEEHDEAMRTIQGRTHAAILAFGLAAEEVPEALATPVFEDLDALRERVTGGTPGVYADIQSTFDGAADVAEAASRLADADRETFADLYDDAG from the coding sequence ATGGACGTATTGATCGTCGGGGCCGGTGCCGTCGGCCGCTGGGTGGCAACCGTGATTGACGGCTCGGTCGCGTTCGCCGATGCGGACCGCGAGGCGGCGCGGGCGGCAGCGGCCGACATCGCCGATTCGAGAGCGGTCGATCTTGACAGCGAGGAGACCTTCGACGCCGTCTGCGTCGCCGTCCCGATGCGAGCCGCGACCGGAGTCATTGAGGCGCAGGCACAGCGCGCCACCCGGGCGATCGTGGACTGCACGGGGTCGATGCGAGATCCGCTCGACACGATGGCGTCGGTCGCTCCGGACCTGGAGCGGGTCAGCTATCACCCCCTTTTCGCCCCCGAACACGCCCCCGGTCGGATCGCCGTTTCCACGGGGGAGGCGGGGCCGACGACGGATGTCCTCTCGGCGGCGTTCGAGGACGCGGGCAACGATCTCGTTTCGGTGACGGCCGAGGAACACGACGAAGCGATGCGGACGATTCAAGGGCGCACTCACGCCGCCATCCTCGCGTTCGGCCTCGCCGCGGAGGAGGTCCCCGAGGCGCTCGCGACGCCGGTGTTCGAAGACCTCGACGCCCTTCGCGAGCGCGTGACGGGCGGTACGCCGGGCGTCTACGCCGACATCCAGTCGACGTTCGACGGCGCCGCGGACGTGGCCGAGGCGGCCAGCCGACTCGCCGACGCAGACCGAGAGACCTTCGCCGACCTCTACGACGATGCCGGTTGA
- a CDS encoding small ribosomal subunit Rsm22 family protein — translation MPVDRAAVRDAAKYLRNVRPIEPTEIREYVDGRPDARVVRQVLRESAPSLGLVEHQDGTFRPVKSVPIDPAFDGVSAVPTEYVSVLEDLLVARYGPDWATGDSGEHLRETIRRFKSEYYRQHPVEYDEDVALGYAIYHLPAYYATAQYVFWDLARDERLDRSLRVLDIGAGVGGPALGLHDLIETDESGPALVEYHAVEPSESVAVLQSLLSETNRNFHWEIHQETAEAFEPTGPYDVVLFSNVLSELDDPVSVAESYRESLSDEGTMVGIAPADRNTSLGLRSVERALEDHRMTIYAPMVRLWPADRPTVDIWSFDERPDVETPSVQKRLAAEADRPAEFRHTSVKFSYSFLRTDGARRYAVDATEMPVTKLAAAEHHVTDRLDVLVAKLSADLSDDGHPLFTVSDGSERDRHFAVLVNETELNQLLREAEYGTLLFVERALVLWNDDEDAYNLVVDEETVVDPA, via the coding sequence ATGCCGGTTGATCGCGCCGCCGTCCGGGACGCGGCGAAGTACCTGCGAAACGTCCGACCGATCGAACCGACGGAGATCCGCGAATACGTCGATGGCAGGCCCGACGCGCGGGTCGTCCGTCAGGTGCTCCGGGAGTCCGCGCCCTCGCTCGGGCTCGTCGAGCACCAGGACGGGACCTTTCGGCCCGTAAAATCGGTGCCGATTGATCCGGCGTTCGATGGGGTGTCCGCGGTGCCGACCGAGTACGTTTCGGTCCTCGAAGATCTCCTGGTCGCCCGCTACGGTCCCGACTGGGCGACCGGCGACTCGGGCGAGCACCTGCGCGAGACCATCCGACGGTTCAAGTCGGAGTACTACCGGCAGCATCCCGTCGAGTACGACGAGGACGTGGCCCTGGGATACGCGATCTATCACCTCCCCGCCTATTACGCGACCGCCCAGTACGTGTTCTGGGACCTGGCCCGGGACGAACGCCTCGACCGGTCGCTCCGGGTGCTCGATATCGGGGCCGGAGTGGGCGGTCCGGCACTGGGCCTGCACGATCTGATCGAGACGGACGAATCCGGCCCGGCGCTCGTCGAGTACCACGCGGTCGAGCCCAGCGAGAGCGTCGCCGTTCTGCAGTCCCTGCTCTCGGAGACGAACCGGAACTTCCACTGGGAAATCCACCAGGAGACGGCCGAGGCGTTCGAGCCGACGGGGCCCTACGACGTCGTTCTGTTCAGCAACGTCCTGAGCGAACTCGACGATCCGGTGTCGGTCGCCGAATCGTATCGTGAAAGCCTTTCGGACGAGGGAACGATGGTCGGGATCGCACCCGCCGATCGGAACACGAGCCTGGGATTGCGATCGGTCGAGCGCGCCCTCGAGGATCACCGAATGACCATCTACGCACCGATGGTCCGCCTCTGGCCGGCGGACCGACCGACCGTCGACATCTGGTCGTTCGATGAGCGGCCCGACGTGGAGACACCATCGGTCCAAAAGCGCCTCGCCGCGGAGGCCGATCGCCCCGCGGAGTTCCGCCACACTTCGGTAAAGTTCTCGTACTCCTTCCTCCGGACCGATGGCGCCAGGCGATACGCGGTCGATGCCACCGAGATGCCGGTGACGAAACTCGCCGCCGCCGAGCACCACGTCACCGATCGGCTCGACGTGCTCGTCGCGAAACTCTCCGCGGACCTCTCTGACGACGGCCATCCGCTGTTCACGGTCAGCGACGGAAGCGAGCGGGACCGCCACTTTGCCGTCCTCGTCAACGAAACGGAACTCAACCAACTGCTCCGCGAGGCGGAGTACGGCACCCTCCTGTTCGTCGAGCGTGCCCTGGTCCTCTGGAACGACGACGAGGACGCGTACAACCTGGTCGTCGACGAGGAGACCGTCGTCGACCCGGCGTGA